The segment GCCATATTTGGCCTGATCACCCAGCCGATAAAGGTACGCTTGCATTGCATGGCACCGAGTACTCGTTAGTCGACTGTTTCGTTGGCGCCGTCGAGCTTGCTACTAATACCCTCTACGTTGATAAAGCCATCCCGGTAAAACGCGATGAGGCAGGCTGGGCATTTGTAGTGGTTCATGTGGTTGAAAATACAAACGCAGTATTTTTAACTGGTGATAGCCTGGTCTTATCGGTTGATAAGAGCTACCAGCAAGCATTAAGTCGCGGTCATAGTGCCGGGCATCTTGCCTTTTTGGCTCTCAACAAAGTCCTCACCGAGCAGGGTTATTGGCGTAAAGATGCCGATCGAAAAGATACCCTTGGTAGCTATGATTTTAATAACTATGCGCAAGAGACCAGTTTCGTGACTGCCGACAAATGTGTAGACAGTTATCGTTTAGGCAAAACTCTACGCAAACGCGGGCTCAATAGTGCTGATGTATCCGAGCAACTTCAATCGATAGAAGATTATGTAAATCAGATGGTTAGTGATTGGTTAGCCCAAGGAGGTGATGTGAATATGCACTGTGAGGGGCAAGCATTAACTGACTCACGTTACTGGCGCTGTGATTTAGGCAACGGCAATCTTGCTGAGATTCCTTGTGGCGGCACCCATGTTCACAGCCTGAAAGAGTATGCGAGCATTAGAGTGAGCCTGCGCGAAACGAGTCCAAATTACATTGAAATGCAGACCGATGTAATTGCAGCGACAGTCTAATGCGATCTTTTTATTAAATACTAAAAAGTTGGTTTTAATAGATTAATTTAAGATTTAAATATCGTTTAAAATCCAAAAACAGGATATGTAACTTATGCTTTCGGTGTGTGGTTATATAAATATTCTTTTTGGGGTAGATCGCTGATCAAAATGGATTTAGCAGATGATCTTATGAAGATCATCTTGGCAGATAGAGTGCTTTTTAGTCAATTAATCGATGCTCGCAATGTGACGACTATATTGACGTGACAAAGATCATAGAGTGATGTGCACCATACCGTCACAATAGGATCCAGTGGAACCATGAGGGAAAAATAATGAGTGATAATGTGTGCCCACAATGCCAGCAAGAACTTGATTGGCAAGGTCACTACCACTGTAACAACTGCGCAGAGTCATTTTTAAAGGTTGGTTATTGCCCAGATTGTCAGGCACAACTGGAAAAGTTGCAGGCATGTGGAGCCGCGAACTATTTTTGCAATAGCTGCAATGAGTTGAAATCGAAGTCGCGAGTACGGTTCGAGTTTGAGAAAAAAGTAGATTAATTGACGGTTGAACGTAGTTCGCCATCAGCTAAGCGGGTGATCAGGGTATCGCCCGTTTTTACGTCTTGCGCAGAGTGAACCACATCGCCTTGCTCAGTTTGAGTGATCGAGTAACCGCGTTTGAGTGTCGCCAATGGACTTACTGTATCGAGCTTTTCAGCCGCAAGTGCCAGTTGATGGCGAGATTTAAGTAGCTTTCTGTCCATCGCATCGAATAGCTTTTGCTCAAGGCGAGCAAGAGTTGCCTGCTGTGCACTGAGGCGTTTGGTTGGCGAATGGAGTTGAATACGGTGCAGCTGGCGCTCGATTTTCTGCTGATGCTGAGCAATAAAGCGCTGCATCGCACGCTGAAGGCGCGCATCTAAATCATCAAGCTGCTGGCTTTGACGCTGCAACTGCTGATTTGGATGTTGTCTGTCTAATCTGTGCTCTAGTTGGCGCAGGCTCTGTTTTTGCTCAGCAAAGTAGTAGCGCATCGCCGTAAACAGTTTCTGTTCACGAGTCGCTAAGCCTTGCGCTTTATGGCTGTTATCACGGCTAACCAGCTCTGCGGCCGCAGAAGGTGTTGGCGCACGCATGTCAGCAACAAAGTCTGCAATGGTGACATCAACTTCATGACCGACCGCACTGATGATCGGGATCTGGCTTGCCGCAATGGTACGCGCCAAGATTTCATTGTTGAAACACCACAGATCTTCTAGGGAGCCACCACCACGACCGACAATCAACACATCACATTCGTTACGGCTATTGGCACAGCCAATCGCTTGAGCAATTTGAATCGCCGCTTCTTCACCTTGCACCATAGTTGGATAGATGATGACGGGTAGGGAAGGATCACGACGCTTTAACACATCAAGAATATCGAATAGCGCAGCGCCAGTTTTCGAGGTGACAATACCCACGCACTTTGGATGCTCAGGCAGAGGCTGTTTGCTGGTTTGAGCAAATAAACCTTCTGCTGCGAGTTTCATCTTCAGCTCTTCGAATTGCTGCTGCAAGCGACCGTCACCTTCTGGCTGCATACTTTCGATGATCAACTGGTAGTCGCCGCGTGGCTCATAGAGCGACAAGCGAGCTTTAACTAGCACTTGATTACCGTTAGTCGGCTTAAAAGAGACGTGACGATTGTTACCACGGAACATGGCACATTTGACTTGAGCACGAGCATCTTTAAGAGTGAAGTACCAGTGACCGGAGACTGGTGCAGAGAAGTTAGATATCTCACCAACTAACCAAACGATCCCCATTTCATTCTCAAGCAAAAGGCGTACTTCTGCATTAAGTCTCGATACGGTAAAGATATTTTGATTGGTCAGAGATGACACAGCTAATCTCGTAGGCGTGAGTATGGAAATTAGCGGCAATATAATACATAGCAAGGGGGTAATTGCAAGAAAAAAATTAAAAAAATTTGTGGTCAAGCGTCAATCTTCACCGTATAATCCCACCGCAATATCTAATCCAAATGCAGCAAAGTTTCCTTACTTTCTGTGCTCATTATGCGAAACGATGAGATTGGATTTTCTTTCTACCTATCTATTGTGAGATATTGCAAATGCTAAGAATTGCCAAAGAAGCGCTGACATTCGATGACGTACTACTCGTGCCAGCTCACTCCACTGTTCTCCCAAACACTGCTGATCTTCGCACTCAGCTAACTAAGAACATCACCCTAAACATCCCTATGATTTCGGCGTCTATGGACACCGTTACTGAAGCTCGTCTAGCAATCGCGCTAGCGCAAGAGGGTGGCATTGGCTTTATCCACAAAAACATGTCAATTGAGCAGCAAGCTGCGGAAGTTCGTGCGGTTAAAAAGTACGAATCAGGTGTGGTTACCGATCCGGTAACTGTAAGCCCTGACGCAACGATTGCTGATGTTGTTGCTTTAACTGAAAAGCACGGTTTTGCTGGTTTCCCAGTAGTAACTGAAAGCAACGAGCTAGTGGGTATTATCACTGGTCGTGACGTTCGTTTTGTAACTGACCTATCTAAGAAAGTATCAGCAGTAATGACGCCGAAAGAGCGCCTAGCTTCTGTTAAAGAAGGTGCAGAGCGTGCTGAAGTGCAAGAGAAAATGCACGAAGCGCGTGTTGAGAAAGTGCTGGTTGTGAACGATGACTTCCAACTAACCGGTATGATCACCGCGAAAGACTTCCATAAAGCGGAAACTAAACCAAACGCATGTAAAGATGCGCAAGGTCGTCTACGTGTTGGTGCAGCAGTTGGTGCTGGCGCTGGTAACGAAGAGCGTGTTCAAGCGCTAGTTGAAGCGGGCGTTGACGTACTACTTATCGACTCTTCACACGGTCACTCTGAAGGTGTTCTAAACCGTATTCGCGAAACTCGCGCTGCGCATCCAAACCTAGACATCATCGGCGGTAACGTAGCAACAGGTGCGGGTGCTCGTGCTCTGATTGAAGCGGGTGTAAGCGCAGTTAAAGTGGGTATCGGTCCTGGCTCTATCTGTACAACTCGTATCGTTACAGGCGTAGGTGTTCCACAAATCACAGCTATCGCAGATGCGGCAGAAGTAGCGAATGAATTCGGTATCCCAGTTATTGCTGACGGCGGTATCCGTTTCTCTGGCGACATCTGTAAAGCAATCGTAGCGGGTGCATCATGTGTAATGGTTGGCTCTATGTTTGCTGGTACTGAAGAAGCACCAGGTGAAGTGATTCTTTACAACGGTCGTTCTTACAAAGCTTACCGTGGTATGGGTTCACTAGGTGCAATGTCACAAGGTTCATCTGACCGTTACTTCCAGTCTGACAACGCAGCAGACAAGCTAGTACCAGAAGGTATTGAAGGTCGTATCGCATACAAAGGTCTACTTAAAGAGATCGTTCACCAACAAATGGGTGGTCTACGTTCAAGCATGGGTCTTACTGGCTCAGCAACGATCGAAGACATGCGTACTAAAGCTGAATTTGTTCGCATCTCAGGTGCGGGCATGGCTGAATCGCACGTACACGACGTTCAAATTACTAAGGAAGCACCAAACTACCGTCGCGGTTAATTTCTTTACCAGAATACAACCGACGTAAACGTTTGCTTTTTTCCTTGAAGCATTGATAAGAGGCGGGTAAACTCGCCTCGTTTTCATAACCTAGCTTATAAGACTGCTCAAAATGACTAAAAATATCCATGACCAACGTATTCTGATCCTGGACTTCGGTTCTCAATACACTCAGCTTGTTGCACGCCGTGTTCGTGAAATCGGT is part of the Vibrio ponticus genome and harbors:
- a CDS encoding zinc ribbon domain-containing protein, with the translated sequence MSDNVCPQCQQELDWQGHYHCNNCAESFLKVGYCPDCQAQLEKLQACGAANYFCNSCNELKSKSRVRFEFEKKVD
- the guaB gene encoding IMP dehydrogenase; protein product: MLRIAKEALTFDDVLLVPAHSTVLPNTADLRTQLTKNITLNIPMISASMDTVTEARLAIALAQEGGIGFIHKNMSIEQQAAEVRAVKKYESGVVTDPVTVSPDATIADVVALTEKHGFAGFPVVTESNELVGIITGRDVRFVTDLSKKVSAVMTPKERLASVKEGAERAEVQEKMHEARVEKVLVVNDDFQLTGMITAKDFHKAETKPNACKDAQGRLRVGAAVGAGAGNEERVQALVEAGVDVLLIDSSHGHSEGVLNRIRETRAAHPNLDIIGGNVATGAGARALIEAGVSAVKVGIGPGSICTTRIVTGVGVPQITAIADAAEVANEFGIPVIADGGIRFSGDICKAIVAGASCVMVGSMFAGTEEAPGEVILYNGRSYKAYRGMGSLGAMSQGSSDRYFQSDNAADKLVPEGIEGRIAYKGLLKEIVHQQMGGLRSSMGLTGSATIEDMRTKAEFVRISGAGMAESHVHDVQITKEAPNYRRG
- a CDS encoding metal-dependent hydrolase — translated: MNVTPTITQFCHQTWQLTAQIQLSQTSGDVTYIVTDKTPCHPVSHIWPDHPADKGTLALHGTEYSLVDCFVGAVELATNTLYVDKAIPVKRDEAGWAFVVVHVVENTNAVFLTGDSLVLSVDKSYQQALSRGHSAGHLAFLALNKVLTEQGYWRKDADRKDTLGSYDFNNYAQETSFVTADKCVDSYRLGKTLRKRGLNSADVSEQLQSIEDYVNQMVSDWLAQGGDVNMHCEGQALTDSRYWRCDLGNGNLAEIPCGGTHVHSLKEYASIRVSLRETSPNYIEMQTDVIAATV
- the xseA gene encoding exodeoxyribonuclease VII large subunit, whose translation is MSSLTNQNIFTVSRLNAEVRLLLENEMGIVWLVGEISNFSAPVSGHWYFTLKDARAQVKCAMFRGNNRHVSFKPTNGNQVLVKARLSLYEPRGDYQLIIESMQPEGDGRLQQQFEELKMKLAAEGLFAQTSKQPLPEHPKCVGIVTSKTGAALFDILDVLKRRDPSLPVIIYPTMVQGEEAAIQIAQAIGCANSRNECDVLIVGRGGGSLEDLWCFNNEILARTIAASQIPIISAVGHEVDVTIADFVADMRAPTPSAAAELVSRDNSHKAQGLATREQKLFTAMRYYFAEQKQSLRQLEHRLDRQHPNQQLQRQSQQLDDLDARLQRAMQRFIAQHQQKIERQLHRIQLHSPTKRLSAQQATLARLEQKLFDAMDRKLLKSRHQLALAAEKLDTVSPLATLKRGYSITQTEQGDVVHSAQDVKTGDTLITRLADGELRSTVN